A single window of bacterium DNA harbors:
- the porU gene encoding type IX secretion system sortase PorU, with product MLKSLLLVLPLSLVLSGQLAAQEVVVLSADTESMVVEYRPAVSMDHPDADGVVFTFNGSVTGDISRAGMPDLRYRKELVALPSMANPDIDILQVDYREEGPLNLLPVADIRLTPEGKEEYIYEEGLGYQIDGLLPANCVQVANLGRSRSHIIADLQLYPVRWNPVTRIARVYTRIRFRLHFGTAESGLQQGSAPIVDVLNPVQAAAWNVPRQHNLLRSTASPTMADGQWYRFEIGETGMYRIYANWFRDAGIDPGSFDPRTLKIYSNGGKERNPDLAASRPDPLQEIPIEVIGEEDGRFDGEDYIQFYGQGLSGLEWNPSERRYAHYIHRFDETNRYLLTFGGAEGRRMEYEDVLDPQTEAATPQNFPEVLFDESEENNLLNSGRLWVGKRLVPNAGSASDLVLTRKLHGLVSTRPVGYRLRLVSSSEVENSFSVRANDQPLSVIGMGTVDFGTETGSLAKIVTRDLEGSGNLADDRSTLTMTYQAANTESVRGGYVDWVEWHYARRFEPLNNELLFSSPDTAGNIAFVLNGYTMSDIIVYDVTDYRNVRRMSGVDISGGTVRFRVAVDNGAPRRFLAVASPAMKTPGAPAQVANNDLLSSSGARYLIITNRELAQPAQRLKTHRERAEDPISSMVVTVEDIYNSFNSGVKDPTAIRDFLAWAVENWSTAPEYVLLFGDGHFDYRNHTTPEPIIVPVWESENSTSRIGTYASDDYYAMVVGTDSRVDLATGRITVLTVEEANTVIDKIIHYETDPDFAVWKNKVTFVGDDGWTSTADTDTNEHTRQSESLADMIPADLEQEKIYLVSYRTEITTQGRRKPDVNAAIIDRINEGTLIMNYTGHGAHDIWAHERVFVSDVTVPQLNNYDRLTFVTAATCTFGLYDAPGIRSGTERLLLHEHGGSIGGLSAPRVVFSSENSAFNTEFFKRLLNEGRESDGRPRRLGDAIYAAKVNLGSSVDGYAKFHLFADPGLRLALPRYRARVDRILINGVPAVSDTVQLRALSNVTLEGSILKPDDSVWMDFDGTAEVSLFDAQRRVVVQDPGWNNFTYTMPGGLLYRGQASVDNGRFAVNFIVPKDISYENNNGRIAMYFENGEVDGAGFSLDLRVGGSDSSATADNAGPNVSVFLDTRSFQRDDETGTDPLLIADLFDESGINTTGLGIGHDIEIWLDGSSKGTVLNSYYRGDIDSYQQGTVEFRMRDLTPGYHTLRMRAWDIFNNSTTVETAFNVTGGLSLQDISNYPNPVSSGTTFSFRHNVLDPVIVDVLIYATSGQLVRHLRTGEITTRVVEIPWDGNSVDGVPLANNLYLYRIVCRTADGALGSEVSGRLVVVR from the coding sequence ATGCTGAAGTCTTTGCTCTTGGTCCTTCCCCTTTCCCTCGTCCTCAGCGGTCAGCTGGCCGCACAGGAAGTGGTCGTGCTTTCAGCGGATACTGAAAGTATGGTCGTGGAGTATCGTCCTGCAGTTTCCATGGATCACCCTGATGCGGATGGTGTGGTATTCACTTTCAACGGTTCCGTCACCGGCGACATTTCAAGGGCCGGCATGCCAGACCTTCGCTACAGGAAGGAACTGGTTGCACTGCCGTCCATGGCAAATCCCGACATTGATATTCTGCAGGTGGATTACCGCGAGGAAGGTCCTCTCAATCTTCTTCCCGTTGCGGACATTCGCCTGACACCAGAGGGGAAGGAAGAATACATCTACGAGGAGGGCCTCGGCTACCAGATTGACGGGCTTCTGCCTGCAAACTGCGTGCAGGTTGCGAATCTGGGCAGGTCCCGTTCGCATATCATCGCAGATCTTCAGCTGTATCCCGTGCGGTGGAATCCCGTAACCCGCATCGCCAGGGTGTACACGCGCATTCGCTTCCGTCTGCATTTCGGCACGGCCGAGAGCGGCCTCCAGCAGGGAAGCGCACCTATCGTGGATGTTCTCAATCCCGTACAGGCCGCAGCATGGAATGTCCCACGCCAGCACAACCTGTTGCGCAGCACCGCATCACCAACCATGGCGGACGGACAGTGGTATCGTTTTGAGATCGGGGAAACAGGAATGTACCGCATTTACGCGAACTGGTTCCGTGATGCGGGTATTGATCCCGGCAGCTTCGATCCGCGCACTTTAAAGATTTACAGTAATGGCGGAAAGGAAAGGAATCCTGACCTCGCTGCGTCCCGTCCCGATCCCCTGCAGGAAATTCCCATCGAAGTGATCGGTGAAGAAGACGGCCGGTTCGATGGTGAGGATTACATTCAATTTTACGGGCAGGGACTGAGCGGACTCGAATGGAATCCCTCTGAAAGGCGTTATGCACATTACATTCACCGTTTCGATGAGACGAACCGCTATCTGTTGACCTTCGGCGGAGCCGAGGGGCGGCGCATGGAATATGAGGACGTTCTCGATCCGCAGACCGAAGCCGCAACCCCGCAGAACTTTCCCGAAGTTCTGTTCGATGAATCCGAGGAAAACAATCTGCTGAATTCCGGGAGGCTCTGGGTCGGCAAGCGCCTCGTACCCAACGCGGGCAGTGCTTCCGATCTCGTCCTGACGCGGAAACTGCACGGACTTGTCTCCACCCGGCCGGTGGGGTATCGTCTGCGGCTCGTTTCGAGCTCCGAAGTCGAGAACAGCTTCAGTGTGCGTGCGAATGACCAGCCACTCAGCGTGATCGGAATGGGGACGGTCGATTTCGGCACCGAGACCGGATCTCTCGCAAAGATCGTGACGCGTGATCTCGAAGGGAGCGGGAATCTTGCCGACGACCGATCAACACTGACCATGACCTACCAGGCCGCAAACACAGAGAGCGTTCGAGGTGGATATGTCGACTGGGTGGAGTGGCATTATGCCCGGCGTTTTGAGCCACTCAACAACGAATTGCTGTTCTCATCGCCTGATACGGCCGGGAACATCGCTTTCGTGCTCAACGGCTATACCATGTCTGACATCATCGTCTACGATGTGACCGATTACCGGAATGTCCGCCGTATGTCCGGCGTGGATATCTCCGGCGGGACGGTGCGTTTTCGTGTTGCCGTTGACAATGGCGCGCCGCGACGCTTCCTTGCCGTCGCTTCGCCGGCGATGAAAACCCCCGGCGCTCCGGCACAGGTGGCGAACAACGATTTGCTGAGCAGCAGTGGCGCACGCTACCTGATCATCACCAACCGGGAGCTGGCACAGCCGGCACAGCGGTTGAAAACCCACCGCGAGCGCGCAGAGGATCCCATCAGCAGCATGGTCGTGACGGTTGAGGATATCTACAATTCTTTCAACAGCGGGGTGAAGGATCCGACGGCGATCAGGGATTTCCTGGCCTGGGCCGTCGAGAACTGGAGTACCGCTCCGGAATACGTGCTGTTGTTCGGTGACGGACATTTCGATTACCGTAACCATACGACACCGGAACCCATCATCGTTCCTGTCTGGGAGTCGGAAAATTCCACCAGCCGTATCGGCACCTATGCGAGTGACGATTACTACGCCATGGTGGTGGGGACGGACTCCAGGGTCGATCTGGCAACGGGACGCATCACCGTGCTGACCGTTGAAGAGGCCAATACGGTGATCGACAAGATCATTCATTATGAGACCGATCCCGATTTTGCGGTGTGGAAGAACAAAGTGACGTTCGTTGGCGATGATGGCTGGACGTCCACCGCCGATACCGACACCAATGAGCACACACGACAGTCAGAATCTCTCGCTGATATGATCCCGGCGGATCTCGAGCAGGAGAAAATTTACCTCGTGTCATACCGCACGGAAATCACCACGCAGGGAAGGCGCAAACCCGACGTCAATGCCGCGATTATCGATCGCATCAACGAGGGTACGCTGATCATGAATTACACCGGGCACGGCGCGCACGACATCTGGGCACATGAACGCGTGTTCGTATCCGATGTGACCGTACCGCAGCTCAATAACTATGATCGTCTTACTTTCGTGACCGCTGCGACATGCACCTTCGGACTGTATGATGCACCGGGAATCCGCAGCGGCACAGAGCGTCTGCTTCTGCATGAGCATGGCGGCTCCATCGGCGGGCTCTCCGCTCCGCGTGTCGTCTTCTCTTCCGAGAACAGCGCCTTCAATACGGAATTTTTCAAGCGTCTGCTCAATGAAGGAAGGGAATCGGACGGTCGGCCCCGGCGCCTGGGCGATGCCATTTATGCGGCGAAGGTCAACCTCGGATCCAGCGTGGATGGATATGCGAAATTCCATCTCTTCGCGGATCCTGGATTGCGGCTGGCGCTCCCGCGCTATCGCGCCCGTGTCGATCGCATCCTCATCAATGGCGTGCCGGCAGTCTCCGACACCGTGCAGCTTCGGGCATTGAGCAACGTCACGCTCGAAGGCAGCATACTGAAGCCTGACGACAGCGTATGGATGGATTTCGACGGTACCGCGGAAGTGAGTCTTTTCGATGCGCAGCGGCGCGTCGTGGTACAGGATCCCGGCTGGAATAATTTCACATACACCATGCCTGGGGGACTGCTGTATCGCGGACAGGCGAGTGTCGACAACGGCCGTTTCGCGGTCAATTTCATCGTCCCGAAAGACATCAGCTACGAGAACAACAACGGCCGCATCGCCATGTATTTCGAAAACGGCGAAGTGGACGGGGCAGGATTCAGTCTCGACCTCCGTGTCGGCGGCTCAGACAGCAGTGCCACCGCGGATAACGCCGGTCCGAATGTTTCGGTCTTCCTCGATACCCGCAGCTTCCAGCGCGACGATGAAACCGGCACGGATCCGCTGCTCATCGCCGACCTGTTCGACGAGAGCGGTATTAATACGACCGGTCTCGGTATCGGCCATGACATTGAAATCTGGCTGGATGGTTCGAGCAAGGGAACCGTGCTCAACAGCTATTACAGGGGAGACATCGACTCCTATCAGCAGGGGACGGTGGAGTTTCGCATGCGCGACCTCACGCCGGGATATCACACGCTGCGCATGCGCGCATGGGACATCTTCAACAACTCCACCACGGTGGAAACGGCGTTCAACGTCACGGGTGGCCTGTCATTACAGGATATCAGTAACTACCCCAATCCCGTCTCCAGTGGAACCACCTTCTCGTTCCGGCACAACGTGCTCGACCCGGTCATCGTCGATGTGCTGATCTACGCCACCAGCGGACAGCTGGTGAGGCATCTGCGCACCGGTGAGATAACCACCCGTGTGGTGGAAATTCCGTGGGATGGAAACAGCGTGGACGGTGTACCGCTCGCGAACAACCTGTACCTCTACCGTATCGTCTGCCGTACTGCCGATGGCGCACTGGGCAGCGAGGTGAGTGGCCGGCTGGTCGTGGTACGCTGA
- a CDS encoding oligosaccharide flippase family protein has product MIGPRDIPALFRTELGRKSSMYFAALALNMVLGLLVYMILTRSMAVESFGTYSFIVAVFLFSGVFFDFGLAPAGMRLMAMVEDKASFSLRAGALLMLSSGIGILFAVAVFGISFGIDAWWPHGEAGSILRLAAPLAAVYPLQEMVLSISQGSSRMKLMSGFLLLPRILLLALLLVLVWQGGIDVRTAVFATLMSLGAAIGIAISFMTPSFRGLGQEFKRIRREVREFGREVYAGRVVDGLTTGLDKLLLGFFHGMSPVGFYAIAMTMSTPIGMFSKAVSHSAYKRFVVEQRIPGRLLAATVAWSTLGALLLWAAAQVLVPLFFTDRYDEALTVLPWIAAGFGLAGLNHPFHSFLAAHRQGRAIRIMSISSSSVNIALNIVLIPILAMTGAAIAFVATYAVNIVMNLYFYRRTVGGGAAAPSEAFAHTEEDMRHG; this is encoded by the coding sequence CGCTGAACATGGTACTGGGACTGCTGGTGTACATGATACTGACGCGGTCGATGGCGGTTGAGAGCTTCGGGACCTACAGTTTCATCGTGGCGGTATTCCTTTTCTCAGGCGTGTTTTTCGATTTCGGACTCGCTCCTGCCGGCATGCGCCTTATGGCGATGGTCGAGGATAAAGCTTCGTTCTCACTGCGCGCAGGTGCGCTGCTGATGCTTTCCTCGGGAATAGGCATTCTCTTTGCCGTTGCCGTGTTCGGTATTTCTTTCGGCATCGATGCCTGGTGGCCGCATGGGGAAGCAGGCAGCATCCTGCGGCTGGCCGCGCCGTTGGCGGCGGTGTATCCCCTGCAGGAAATGGTGCTCAGCATCAGCCAGGGCAGCAGTCGCATGAAACTGATGAGCGGTTTCCTCCTGCTTCCTCGAATACTGCTTCTCGCACTCCTGCTCGTGCTCGTCTGGCAGGGAGGGATAGACGTGCGCACGGCGGTGTTCGCCACACTGATGTCCCTCGGCGCCGCGATAGGTATCGCAATCAGTTTCATGACCCCGTCGTTCCGGGGACTGGGACAGGAATTCAAACGCATCCGCAGGGAAGTCCGGGAATTCGGCAGGGAAGTCTACGCGGGACGCGTGGTGGACGGACTCACCACGGGACTCGACAAGCTGCTGCTCGGTTTTTTCCACGGTATGAGTCCTGTCGGCTTCTATGCCATCGCCATGACGATGAGCACGCCGATAGGGATGTTCAGCAAGGCTGTTTCGCATAGTGCCTACAAGCGGTTCGTCGTCGAACAGCGCATCCCGGGCCGCCTGCTCGCCGCAACCGTGGCCTGGTCGACACTGGGTGCACTTCTTCTCTGGGCTGCCGCACAGGTGCTGGTACCGCTTTTCTTTACAGACCGTTACGACGAAGCTCTGACAGTGCTGCCATGGATAGCCGCGGGTTTCGGACTGGCGGGACTCAACCACCCGTTTCATTCCTTCCTGGCGGCGCACCGGCAGGGACGCGCCATCCGCATCATGTCCATCAGCAGTTCCTCGGTCAATATCGCACTCAACATTGTTCTGATCCCGATTCTCGCGATGACAGGTGCGGCAATCGCGTTCGTTGCGACCTACGCAGTGAACATCGTCATGAACCTGTATTTCTATCGGCGTACAGTCGGTGGGGGGGCTGCAGCGCCATCGGAGGCGTTTGCACACACGGAGGAGGATATGCGTCATGGATGA